In Bythopirellula goksoeyrii, a single window of DNA contains:
- the topA gene encoding type I DNA topoisomerase yields the protein MAKKKAASKENGQALVIVESPAKAKTIAKYLGSGYRVEASIGHIRDLPQGAKQIPAQYKGESWSNLGVNVNDNFTPIYVIPPGKTKQIKLLKEQLKKSDALYLATDEDREGEAISWHLMEILKPKVPVHRLVFHEITKDAIQGALASPREVDEQLVRAQETRRILDRLYGYEVSPLLWRKVRPRLSAGRVQSVAVRLIVQRERERMAFVSGTWWDLLGNFVKQSDTDKGQSLEAPLVSVENRKIPSGKDFDASNGKLKNPDLLLLDGPAALQLAERIRNGEFRVASVEDKPYTTKPYPPFTTSTLQQEANRKLGFTSRRAMQVAQSLYENGHITYMRTDSTTLANVAIDDARDLVDRNYGKDYLPAEPRVYKSKVKNAQEAHEAIRPAGHPFELPEAMKSKLNSDEFRLFDLIWKRTIASQMADSRGRRIVVTIEGEGCVFQVSGKTIDFPGYLRAYVEGTDDPSAELADQERTLPSVEVGDVLRCTGLDAKEHSTQPPGRFSEAALTKALEERGIGRPSTYASIIDTILARGYVFKKANSLVPTWVAFSVVTLMEENLGSLVDYQFTAQMEDDLDAISRGERGHIEYLENFYFGNGRDGLKKLLENKIDEIDPAKIGRISIGTPEGMPEVFVRVGRYSPFVEQGDRTASLKEDMAPDEVTMEVALELLDQAERGDEPLGLCPETQKPVFVKVGRFGPYVQRGTTGDEEKPQNAGLLKGMTPEEIDLELALKLLSLPREIGPHPDSQEPIIAHNGRYGPYIKCASDTRSLPADISPLDVTMEQALFLLSQPKTRGRGAAKKEPLKVFEGVSPVTEKQVQILDGRFGPYITDGTTNISLRKGMMPEEITYDEALSLLAEKAAQGPAPKKKKAAKKKSATKKSAKKTPAKKKSATKKKAATKKTTAKKTAKKKS from the coding sequence ATGGCGAAGAAAAAAGCAGCCTCGAAAGAAAACGGCCAGGCCCTGGTGATCGTCGAATCTCCCGCCAAAGCCAAGACGATCGCCAAATACTTGGGTAGTGGCTACCGAGTCGAGGCCAGCATCGGCCATATTCGTGATCTGCCTCAGGGAGCGAAACAGATCCCGGCCCAATATAAGGGAGAATCTTGGTCCAATTTGGGAGTGAATGTCAACGACAACTTCACCCCGATCTACGTCATCCCCCCCGGGAAGACCAAACAGATCAAGCTACTTAAAGAACAGCTCAAGAAATCGGATGCCCTCTATCTGGCAACGGACGAAGACCGCGAAGGGGAGGCGATTAGTTGGCATTTGATGGAAATCCTCAAGCCGAAAGTCCCTGTTCATCGACTGGTATTTCACGAGATTACCAAAGATGCCATTCAGGGTGCACTTGCTTCACCTCGCGAAGTCGACGAACAATTGGTTCGGGCTCAAGAGACGCGACGTATTCTCGATCGCCTTTACGGTTACGAAGTCTCTCCTCTGTTGTGGCGCAAAGTGCGACCCCGACTCTCAGCGGGTCGAGTGCAAAGCGTGGCGGTGCGCTTGATTGTCCAGCGCGAACGCGAACGAATGGCATTCGTTTCAGGTACTTGGTGGGACCTGCTTGGCAATTTTGTCAAGCAAAGTGACACCGATAAGGGTCAATCCTTAGAAGCCCCACTAGTTTCGGTTGAGAACCGCAAGATTCCCAGCGGCAAAGATTTTGACGCTTCCAACGGAAAGTTGAAGAACCCTGATTTACTACTACTCGATGGCCCCGCCGCACTGCAACTTGCCGAGCGCATTCGCAACGGCGAGTTTCGCGTAGCTTCTGTCGAAGATAAGCCGTACACCACTAAGCCGTATCCGCCGTTCACTACCAGCACACTGCAACAGGAGGCGAACCGCAAGCTGGGGTTCACGTCCCGCAGAGCAATGCAGGTTGCTCAGAGCCTCTATGAAAATGGCCATATCACCTACATGCGTACCGATTCCACGACGCTGGCCAATGTGGCAATCGATGACGCCCGCGATCTGGTAGATCGCAACTATGGCAAAGATTACCTGCCCGCCGAGCCGCGAGTCTACAAATCAAAAGTCAAGAACGCCCAAGAAGCTCACGAAGCGATTCGACCTGCGGGGCATCCGTTTGAACTGCCCGAAGCGATGAAATCGAAGCTCAACAGCGATGAATTTCGACTCTTTGATCTTATCTGGAAACGTACGATAGCCAGCCAAATGGCCGACTCTCGCGGTCGACGGATCGTTGTCACGATTGAGGGTGAAGGCTGCGTATTCCAGGTGAGTGGCAAGACGATTGATTTCCCCGGCTACCTGCGAGCCTATGTGGAAGGGACCGACGATCCGTCGGCAGAGTTGGCCGATCAGGAACGCACTTTGCCCAGCGTGGAAGTAGGCGATGTACTCCGCTGTACGGGACTGGATGCCAAGGAGCACAGCACCCAGCCACCCGGTCGTTTCAGCGAAGCCGCCCTCACTAAGGCTCTCGAAGAACGTGGGATCGGTCGACCGAGTACCTATGCCTCGATTATCGATACGATTTTGGCGCGAGGGTATGTCTTCAAGAAAGCCAACTCGCTTGTTCCTACTTGGGTAGCGTTCTCGGTCGTGACACTCATGGAAGAGAACCTCGGCTCGCTTGTTGACTATCAATTCACCGCTCAGATGGAAGACGATCTCGACGCGATTAGTCGTGGCGAGCGGGGACACATCGAGTATCTGGAGAATTTTTACTTCGGCAATGGTCGTGACGGACTCAAGAAACTGCTGGAGAACAAAATCGACGAAATCGATCCGGCCAAAATTGGGCGCATTTCGATTGGTACTCCAGAAGGAATGCCCGAGGTTTTTGTCCGTGTCGGGCGCTATTCGCCATTTGTCGAGCAGGGGGATCGCACCGCCTCGCTCAAGGAAGATATGGCCCCCGACGAAGTGACTATGGAAGTCGCTTTAGAGTTGTTGGATCAAGCAGAGCGAGGCGACGAGCCCTTGGGACTCTGCCCCGAAACTCAGAAGCCCGTTTTTGTGAAGGTGGGGCGCTTTGGACCTTACGTGCAGCGTGGCACGACCGGCGACGAAGAAAAACCTCAAAACGCTGGCTTGCTCAAAGGGATGACTCCCGAAGAAATCGACTTAGAATTGGCACTCAAACTGCTTTCGTTGCCTCGCGAAATCGGGCCACACCCCGACAGCCAGGAACCGATTATCGCCCACAATGGTCGCTATGGGCCCTACATCAAGTGTGCTTCTGACACTCGTTCGTTGCCGGCGGATATTTCGCCCCTCGACGTGACCATGGAGCAAGCGCTGTTCTTGCTCTCGCAACCCAAGACGCGTGGCCGAGGTGCTGCCAAGAAGGAACCGCTGAAGGTCTTCGAAGGAGTCTCGCCAGTCACCGAAAAGCAGGTTCAGATTCTCGACGGCCGGTTTGGCCCTTATATCACCGACGGGACGACCAACATCTCGCTCCGCAAGGGGATGATGCCCGAGGAGATCACCTACGACGAGGCGTTGTCGCTTCTGGCAGAAAAAGCGGCCCAAGGACCTGCCCCGAAAAAGAAGAAAGCGGCGAAGAAGAAATCAGCGACCAAGAAGTCGGCGAAGAAAACTCCCGCCAAGAAAAAATCCGCGACCAAGAAAAAGGCAGCAACGAAGAAAACCACTGCCAAGAAGACCGCGAAGAAAAAGTCGTAA
- a CDS encoding RNase H family protein, protein MNASPHYLLFSEASCSAPAGRSWRFVLQNVESTKRMVASDHEPASCGERLELLAVVRGLEAIDGPSRVTLVTKSRYVSRGMKHGLAEWRANEWRWERFGRIVPVKDSDLWQRVDRALLFHEVDCQAWQFEASTETVADSSQSEMAVETVQGEERGSARRSTTQRIDASHSVPAKNWRRRARRKTAVRQEAKNWHGPLVGRALEWKNTLSSWGASSGPVIQGAT, encoded by the coding sequence ATGAATGCATCCCCCCATTACTTGCTCTTTTCAGAGGCAAGTTGTAGCGCACCTGCTGGAAGATCCTGGCGATTTGTGCTGCAAAACGTCGAGTCCACCAAACGAATGGTCGCTTCGGACCACGAACCGGCCAGTTGCGGTGAACGGCTTGAGTTGTTGGCTGTTGTCCGTGGTCTCGAAGCCATCGACGGTCCGTCTCGAGTCACTCTGGTCACAAAAAGTCGGTATGTAAGCCGCGGCATGAAGCATGGGCTGGCCGAATGGCGAGCCAATGAGTGGCGGTGGGAACGATTCGGTCGAATTGTTCCTGTCAAAGACAGCGATCTCTGGCAACGTGTGGACCGGGCTCTGTTATTTCACGAAGTCGACTGCCAGGCTTGGCAATTCGAAGCTTCTACTGAAACTGTTGCGGATTCTTCCCAATCAGAAATGGCGGTCGAAACCGTACAGGGTGAAGAACGTGGTTCTGCCAGGAGAAGTACGACTCAACGGATCGATGCAAGTCATTCTGTCCCCGCGAAGAATTGGCGGCGTCGGGCGAGAAGAAAAACAGCAGTTCGGCAAGAGGCTAAGAATTGGCACGGCCCCTTGGTTGGACGGGCCCTCGAATGGAAAAATACCCTAAGCAGCTGGGGAGCTTCCTCGGGGCCGGTGATCCAAGGTGCAACTTAG
- the glgB gene encoding 1,4-alpha-glucan branching protein GlgB produces MRTQVDLNAIAPVVHGYHHNPFEVLGPHEIEDDGRRALAIRAYLPESKQVWLVDSKHGHSQPMRRIHPAGLYEAICEPELYDRKLGRNYQFCSMNQAGEQTTMHDPYSFPPLLTDYDLHLLGEGRHWDSYRRLGAHVREIDGIQGVNFAVWAPNAESVSVVGDFNGWDRRKHAMRKHIPGGTWELFIPELALGTLYKFSVKNHGNVVEKCDPYGFAAEVPPKTANIVADVDSYQWGDAEWIAKRAKHNPLTSPLSIYEVHLGSWQRAEGENPWLNYRELAHRLVAYCKELGYTHIELMPVSEHPFTGSWGYQTVGYFAATSRYGSPEDFQYFVDYFHQNNIGVLIDWVPAHFPKDSHGLDFFDGSALYEHADPRQGEHPDWGTKIFNYGRNEVRNFLVSNALFWLDKYHIDGLRVDAVASMLYLDYSREDGDWIPNEYGGRENLAAIDFLKEFNEQVHIQYPGVLTVAEESTAWGGVSRPTYLGGLGFSMKWNMGWMNDTLRYFRHEPIHRGYHHDELTFSLIYAFTENFVLPFSHDEVVHGKGSMLDQMPGDLWQRFANLRLLYGYQWTHPGKKLTFMGGEIAQWKEWNCEESLQWDLLQWDTHQGVQRLVADLNKIYCTEPSLHQQDFDHTGFEWVDCHNHNDSVLVYLRRGTNPEDFVLVACNFTPVVRQNYRIGVPEGGWYSEILNTDSAYYGGSNVGNYPGLQAEESESHGRPFSLLMTLPPLSVVVFKPQRA; encoded by the coding sequence GTGCGAACTCAAGTTGATCTCAATGCCATTGCACCGGTCGTTCATGGATACCATCACAATCCTTTCGAGGTGCTTGGACCCCATGAAATCGAAGACGATGGCCGGCGAGCACTTGCCATACGAGCCTACTTACCGGAGTCGAAACAGGTGTGGCTGGTCGATTCGAAACATGGGCATTCACAACCCATGCGGCGAATCCACCCTGCCGGTCTCTATGAAGCAATCTGCGAACCAGAGCTCTACGATCGTAAACTGGGACGTAACTACCAATTCTGCAGTATGAATCAAGCAGGCGAACAGACCACTATGCACGACCCTTACTCATTTCCACCGCTGCTCACTGACTACGATCTGCACTTGCTGGGTGAGGGGCGCCACTGGGATAGCTATCGACGTTTGGGAGCCCATGTGCGGGAGATCGATGGGATCCAGGGAGTCAATTTTGCCGTCTGGGCACCCAATGCGGAGAGTGTTAGCGTCGTGGGAGACTTCAATGGCTGGGATCGCCGCAAGCACGCGATGCGGAAGCATATTCCCGGTGGCACCTGGGAATTGTTTATTCCGGAATTGGCGCTGGGAACTCTCTACAAGTTTTCTGTGAAAAACCATGGTAATGTCGTCGAGAAATGCGATCCGTATGGTTTTGCTGCCGAAGTGCCGCCCAAGACGGCCAACATCGTAGCCGACGTTGATAGTTACCAATGGGGTGATGCCGAGTGGATTGCCAAACGGGCGAAGCACAATCCATTGACTTCGCCGCTTTCGATTTATGAGGTCCATCTGGGAAGTTGGCAGCGCGCAGAAGGGGAAAATCCCTGGCTCAACTATCGGGAGTTGGCACACCGGCTGGTCGCCTATTGCAAAGAGTTGGGCTACACCCACATCGAGCTCATGCCGGTGAGCGAGCATCCTTTCACAGGGAGCTGGGGATATCAAACGGTGGGCTATTTTGCCGCCACCAGTCGCTATGGCAGCCCCGAAGACTTTCAGTACTTCGTGGATTACTTTCACCAGAACAACATTGGGGTGCTGATCGACTGGGTCCCGGCGCATTTCCCCAAAGATAGCCATGGACTTGACTTCTTCGATGGCTCAGCCCTGTATGAGCATGCAGATCCTCGCCAAGGGGAGCATCCGGACTGGGGCACCAAGATATTCAATTATGGTCGCAATGAAGTCCGCAATTTTCTGGTTTCCAACGCGCTCTTCTGGCTCGATAAGTACCATATCGATGGATTGCGTGTCGATGCGGTCGCCTCGATGCTCTATCTCGACTACAGCCGAGAAGATGGTGACTGGATTCCCAATGAATATGGTGGCCGAGAAAACCTGGCGGCAATTGATTTCTTGAAGGAGTTTAACGAACAGGTCCACATCCAGTACCCCGGCGTGTTGACAGTGGCCGAGGAATCAACGGCTTGGGGAGGAGTATCGCGTCCCACTTATTTGGGAGGACTCGGATTCAGCATGAAGTGGAATATGGGTTGGATGAATGACACCCTGCGATACTTCCGCCACGAGCCGATCCACCGCGGCTATCATCACGATGAATTGACATTCTCATTGATTTACGCCTTCACGGAAAACTTCGTCCTACCATTCTCTCATGACGAAGTTGTCCACGGCAAAGGTTCGATGTTGGATCAAATGCCGGGTGACCTCTGGCAGCGGTTTGCCAACCTGCGACTCCTTTACGGATATCAATGGACCCACCCAGGGAAAAAGTTGACGTTTATGGGTGGAGAGATTGCTCAATGGAAAGAATGGAACTGTGAAGAAAGCTTGCAATGGGATCTCCTGCAGTGGGATACTCACCAAGGTGTACAACGATTGGTAGCCGATCTGAACAAGATCTATTGCACCGAACCATCCCTGCACCAACAAGACTTCGATCATACTGGTTTTGAGTGGGTCGACTGCCACAATCACAACGATAGTGTGCTAGTCTATCTGCGTCGTGGAACCAACCCAGAAGACTTTGTCCTGGTGGCCTGCAACTTTACGCCAGTGGTTCGCCAGAACTATCGCATCGGAGTCCCCGAAGGAGGTTGGTACTCGGAGATACTGAACACCGACTCAGCGTACTACGGCGGCAGCAATGTCGGCAATTATCCGGGGCTTCAAGCCGAGGAAAGCGAAAGCCATGGACGTCCCTTCTCGCTGCTGATGACGCTACCCCCGTTGTCGGTAGTGGTATTCAAGCCACAACGCGCATAG
- a CDS encoding ROK family protein, whose amino-acid sequence MNISSLDKQLSQGRPVCLRIGVDLGGNDVKLGATDLTAQKLLLAELVKKPSLTQDGPQRTIGQIIDGIREVLEHVSADWKDVADIAVTVPCPCTHDGLILNVPNLGTPETKHLWEVPFGDLLAAEISKIAKCEIPVFACNDANAAGQDEVFERFGMSSDPRTIVFITTGTGLGGCVISDGGVFFGLGQAGELGHMKIGVPSAYADRFASDPFPQCGCGAKGCVESRASLSGLIRRLGWALTQEGKEFIHHDLENRGQRIDAEVFATLNQLYQENVKQAAYNVRTFADKRQDSFCRWLLDDWAIMLGALFASVAPVLHPDSFIIGGGMTEMSEKARNWFISVVRESYGSVNQQSCFDSEPGNCEIDWSVSRDQGWRGAILMGMRAHQKTQHTSDLSEV is encoded by the coding sequence TTGAACATCTCATCGCTCGACAAACAGCTTTCGCAAGGGAGACCGGTTTGCCTCCGCATCGGAGTCGACCTGGGTGGCAATGATGTGAAATTGGGGGCCACCGATCTCACGGCACAGAAATTACTCCTTGCGGAGCTCGTGAAGAAACCTAGCCTTACGCAAGATGGCCCGCAGAGAACGATTGGTCAGATAATCGACGGGATTCGTGAGGTTCTCGAACATGTTTCAGCCGACTGGAAGGACGTGGCCGATATTGCCGTTACGGTCCCTTGCCCCTGTACGCATGATGGACTGATCTTGAATGTCCCTAATCTTGGCACTCCAGAGACTAAGCACCTTTGGGAGGTTCCTTTTGGCGATCTCTTGGCTGCCGAAATAAGCAAAATCGCGAAATGTGAAATCCCTGTATTTGCGTGCAATGATGCCAATGCCGCGGGACAGGATGAAGTCTTTGAGCGATTTGGCATGAGTTCCGATCCCAGGACGATCGTTTTCATTACGACCGGAACGGGACTGGGCGGTTGTGTGATTTCCGACGGCGGCGTGTTCTTTGGGTTGGGACAAGCAGGCGAATTGGGGCATATGAAAATCGGTGTGCCATCAGCGTACGCAGACCGTTTCGCTTCCGATCCCTTTCCGCAATGCGGCTGTGGTGCAAAAGGGTGCGTCGAATCACGGGCTTCGCTTTCAGGGTTGATTCGTCGCCTGGGTTGGGCTCTCACTCAAGAGGGTAAAGAATTCATCCATCATGATTTGGAGAATCGGGGCCAGCGAATCGACGCAGAAGTCTTCGCAACGCTCAATCAACTCTATCAGGAAAACGTCAAACAAGCAGCTTACAACGTACGCACTTTTGCCGACAAGCGGCAGGATTCTTTCTGTCGCTGGCTGCTCGACGATTGGGCAATCATGCTTGGCGCACTCTTTGCCAGTGTGGCACCCGTCCTGCATCCTGATAGCTTCATCATCGGCGGCGGCATGACGGAGATGTCCGAAAAGGCCCGAAATTGGTTTATCTCCGTGGTGCGAGAATCCTACGGAAGTGTAAACCAACAAAGCTGTTTCGACAGCGAGCCTGGCAACTGCGAAATCGACTGGAGCGTCAGCCGCGACCAGGGATGGCGCGGAGCCATTCTAATGGGAATGCGGGCTCATCAAAAAACGCAACACACTTCGGACCTCTCCGAGGTCTGA
- a CDS encoding enoyl-CoA hydratase/isomerase family protein — MYMPSEHVEVKLTDCVGTIVLNRPDHGNALTRLMVRQLVEAFEDLYREKRVRAIILTGAADTFCAGNDLEEIVDASSLLSEWADSQERWGEDAADFRDVISRMLETPKPIIAAVNGAALSHGAGLVLACDIVVACEESVFGIPDPRRGIAAGVVAPLLSHRIGTGQAARLLLTSSIIDSAEAVRLGIFHELVEGDKTWARGVELARECAEGAPEALQLTKRLLSETIGEQLDTQLTAGAIIQATSFTTTAAEEGISAFLEERTPEWK, encoded by the coding sequence TATATGCCGAGCGAGCATGTCGAAGTCAAGCTCACCGACTGTGTGGGAACGATCGTTCTCAACCGCCCCGACCATGGCAACGCTCTTACGCGGCTCATGGTACGGCAACTTGTAGAAGCATTCGAGGATCTCTATCGCGAGAAGCGTGTCCGGGCGATCATTCTCACTGGGGCGGCGGATACATTTTGTGCGGGTAATGATCTGGAGGAAATTGTCGATGCCAGTTCGCTACTAAGCGAATGGGCTGATTCGCAAGAGCGGTGGGGGGAGGATGCCGCGGACTTTCGAGACGTCATCAGCAGGATGCTGGAGACTCCGAAACCGATCATTGCCGCCGTGAACGGGGCGGCTCTTTCCCATGGTGCGGGCCTCGTGTTGGCTTGCGATATTGTCGTTGCCTGCGAGGAGAGTGTTTTTGGAATACCCGATCCTCGGCGTGGCATTGCCGCAGGGGTCGTCGCTCCTCTGCTATCTCACCGAATCGGTACAGGCCAAGCTGCTCGACTACTTCTGACCTCTTCAATCATCGACTCCGCTGAAGCCGTACGGCTAGGAATCTTCCACGAGCTCGTGGAGGGTGACAAGACATGGGCACGGGGAGTGGAACTAGCCCGCGAGTGTGCCGAAGGCGCTCCCGAAGCGCTACAGCTCACAAAACGACTGTTGAGCGAAACGATTGGCGAACAACTCGATACACAACTTACCGCTGGAGCTATAATTCAAGCAACTTCTTTCACCACTACGGCGGCCGAAGAAGGTATATCCGCGTTTCTCGAAGAGCGCACGCCTGAGTGGAAGTAG
- a CDS encoding NAD(P)/FAD-dependent oxidoreductase has translation MADFKVTELSEDLDFDSLAYWDVVIIGAGPAGLAASLTTAHRGLTTLVIEAKDKPGGQPQFLYADKKIVDIPGFPDGISGEELSERTFRQAVDALVQFRFNDELVTIDDTEQEEKGDVLKRVVTKNGEYLCRKVLIACGLLHYPRALPVVDALKSKKVFYKVPKIGDYDGRPVVVVGGGDSAFDAAVMAQERRASVNVVVREETPIAKADSVERLRQTGGIVHCSAEISRAWFQEGEIALELTDGTQLLAEYIVVQIGFLSAKETFQRLSLRLNEDGSIAVDPYFETSRRGIFAVGDVHGDIKLITVAWAEGIQAAIYAFKEITSPYWLNEKRLRDQKIAMIGDKISQAARAKQ, from the coding sequence ATGGCTGATTTCAAAGTCACTGAACTGTCTGAGGATCTCGATTTCGACAGTCTCGCTTATTGGGATGTTGTGATTATTGGCGCTGGACCCGCGGGGTTGGCTGCTAGTCTGACGACTGCCCATCGTGGTTTGACTACACTCGTGATCGAAGCCAAAGACAAGCCGGGGGGCCAGCCGCAGTTTCTGTATGCCGACAAGAAGATCGTCGACATTCCTGGATTCCCCGATGGTATCAGCGGTGAAGAACTTTCCGAACGGACTTTTCGACAAGCGGTCGACGCCCTGGTGCAGTTTCGCTTCAATGACGAACTCGTCACGATTGACGATACCGAACAAGAAGAAAAAGGGGATGTCCTCAAGCGTGTCGTTACCAAGAACGGCGAGTATCTCTGCCGGAAAGTGCTGATTGCCTGCGGACTGCTGCATTATCCGCGTGCGCTTCCTGTGGTTGATGCACTCAAGTCGAAAAAGGTGTTCTACAAGGTGCCTAAGATCGGCGACTACGACGGCCGACCAGTCGTGGTGGTGGGTGGAGGTGATTCAGCTTTTGACGCAGCGGTAATGGCACAAGAACGGCGTGCGTCGGTCAACGTGGTCGTTCGCGAAGAAACTCCCATCGCCAAAGCCGACAGTGTCGAGCGCTTGCGCCAGACTGGTGGCATCGTCCATTGCTCGGCGGAGATCTCCCGTGCCTGGTTTCAGGAGGGAGAAATCGCCCTGGAGCTTACCGACGGCACCCAGTTGCTGGCAGAGTATATCGTCGTGCAGATTGGATTCCTCTCGGCCAAGGAAACCTTTCAGCGGCTTAGTCTGCGGCTCAACGAAGATGGCAGCATCGCCGTCGACCCCTACTTCGAAACTAGCCGACGCGGCATCTTTGCCGTTGGCGACGTGCACGGCGACATTAAGCTTATCACAGTCGCATGGGCCGAAGGAATTCAAGCGGCCATCTATGCCTTCAAGGAAATCACAAGCCCCTATTGGCTCAATGAGAAGCGGTTACGCGATCAGAAGATTGCGATGATCGGGGATAAGATTTCGCAAGCCGCGCGGGCGAAACAATAG
- a CDS encoding aldose epimerase family protein, with amino-acid sequence MYVATNSQGMTARWISRGATLSELHVPDREGELADVVLGFDDVAGYESGRNQHFGCTTGRFANRIKQGRFTLDGIDYQLAVNNGPNHLHGGKLRSMDKVVWEAEQLTDALGVRFRYISPDGEENFPGTLTTTVTYTLTDDNALRIDYEATTDKPTIINLTNHSYFNLAGHGNPNILDHELRIDADRITAVDDESIPTGEFLDVAGTPFDFRTQHRIGDRIEEIGGYDHNCVTNGQWGSLREIAEVVEPQSGRIMRVSTDQPGVQFYTANGLGGQLGKGGAAYTKQGSFCLETQNFPDAPNQPSFPSAELRPSETYRHTCIYAFDVV; translated from the coding sequence ATGTATGTAGCCACGAATTCTCAAGGAATGACCGCTCGATGGATTTCGCGAGGTGCTACCCTCTCCGAACTTCATGTACCCGACCGCGAAGGAGAACTGGCGGATGTTGTGTTGGGCTTCGATGACGTGGCAGGTTATGAGTCCGGTCGCAATCAACACTTCGGCTGTACAACGGGTCGTTTTGCGAATCGGATTAAACAGGGAAGATTTACTCTTGATGGAATCGACTACCAGCTGGCAGTGAATAATGGCCCCAATCATTTGCATGGTGGGAAACTGCGGAGCATGGACAAAGTCGTCTGGGAGGCCGAGCAACTTACTGATGCGCTGGGAGTACGATTTCGGTATATCAGCCCTGATGGCGAAGAAAACTTTCCCGGTACTCTAACCACCACAGTGACTTATACCTTGACCGATGACAATGCCTTGCGAATCGACTACGAGGCGACCACGGACAAGCCCACGATCATCAATCTCACCAATCACAGCTATTTTAATCTCGCGGGACATGGGAATCCAAATATCCTCGACCATGAATTGAGAATCGACGCGGATCGCATCACCGCGGTCGACGATGAATCGATCCCTACAGGCGAATTCCTTGACGTTGCCGGTACACCGTTTGATTTTCGCACCCAACACCGAATCGGCGACCGAATTGAGGAAATAGGGGGCTACGATCACAATTGCGTAACCAACGGCCAGTGGGGAAGTTTGCGAGAAATCGCCGAGGTAGTAGAGCCTCAAAGTGGCCGTATCATGCGAGTCTCGACCGACCAACCGGGAGTGCAATTCTACACGGCCAACGGGCTCGGTGGCCAACTTGGAAAGGGAGGAGCGGCCTACACGAAGCAAGGTTCCTTCTGCCTAGAAACACAGAATTTTCCCGACGCACCGAACCAGCCGAGTTTTCCTTCCGCAGAACTCCGCCCTAGCGAAACCTATCGTCACACCTGCATTTATGCGTTTGATGTGGTGTAG
- a CDS encoding M28 family peptidase — protein sequence MKLLVIALWSASIFGFFSGYALAEPSQPIAQVPTSFDGKRAYDYLRQLCALGNRMSGSPGMQKQQELLEKHFKELGGQVTWQRFQTKHPLTGKPVPLANLIVQWNPESTERILLCAHYDTRPLPSQDVDPRQRREGVFLGANDGASGTAVLMELANHVKSLPERYGLDFVLFDAEELVYSDRRDPYFLGSEYFAREYSKNNRDYEYVAGVLLDMVGDSKLSIYQEHNSVAWRDTRPIVQGIWDTAARLGVNEFIPRVGYEVRDDHIPLHKIGGIPVCDVIDFEYPDRSNRYWHTTADTPNRCSADSLGKVGLVMLEWLRSAE from the coding sequence ATGAAATTATTGGTCATCGCACTTTGGTCAGCTAGCATCTTTGGATTCTTCTCTGGATATGCGCTAGCTGAACCCTCTCAGCCAATCGCACAAGTCCCTACGTCGTTTGATGGCAAGCGGGCCTACGATTATCTCCGGCAACTTTGTGCCCTCGGCAATCGCATGAGTGGCAGCCCGGGGATGCAGAAGCAACAAGAGTTGCTTGAAAAGCATTTTAAGGAATTGGGCGGGCAGGTTACTTGGCAACGGTTCCAAACAAAGCATCCCCTAACGGGGAAACCCGTCCCGCTGGCCAACCTCATTGTCCAATGGAATCCCGAGAGTACTGAGCGGATCTTGCTTTGTGCCCACTACGACACCAGGCCGCTACCCTCGCAGGATGTTGATCCGCGTCAGCGCCGCGAGGGAGTTTTTCTCGGAGCCAATGACGGTGCGAGTGGTACGGCGGTATTGATGGAACTGGCAAATCACGTGAAGAGTCTCCCGGAACGATATGGGCTCGACTTCGTACTCTTCGATGCCGAAGAACTTGTCTACTCGGATCGCAGAGATCCCTATTTTCTGGGGAGTGAGTATTTTGCGCGCGAATACAGCAAGAACAATCGGGACTATGAATATGTCGCGGGGGTACTGCTGGATATGGTGGGCGACTCTAAATTGAGCATCTACCAGGAGCACAATAGTGTTGCCTGGAGGGATACGCGTCCGATCGTGCAGGGAATCTGGGACACCGCAGCCCGGTTGGGAGTGAATGAATTCATACCCCGCGTGGGCTACGAAGTCCGGGATGATCATATCCCGTTGCACAAGATCGGGGGCATCCCTGTGTGCGACGTCATTGATTTCGAATACCCCGACCGCTCGAATCGCTACTGGCATACCACAGCCGACACGCCGAACCGCTGTTCGGCGGATTCACTGGGCAAAGTCGGCTTGGTGATGCTGGAGTGGCTGCGGTCGGCCGAGTAA